ATAGTGACACTTTGGCTTGGAGAGCTAAGAGGGAAATCAAGAGATGGTTAGGAGATGAACTAAACAGGACACAATACCTGATTAACTGTTGTGGGAATACCATGGCGTGAAGAATGAAGTTtctggggaattctctggtggtccagtggttaggactcggcgctTTCACTggctgaggttcaatccctgattggggaactaagatcctgcaagttgtgCAGCgtgactaaaaacaaaaacaaaccaaacaaaaaaccaacacaaaaacaaaaccccttcAATCCCTTCCCCAAATAAAATGACaagccttggaaaaaaaaaaaaaaaatgaagtttctgCATTGCCAAGATGGATGTGGAGACATGGgtacatgagcttccctggtggcttagatggtaaagaatctgcctacaatacaggagactggggttcgatccctgggtctggaagattccctggagaaggaaatggcaacccactccaatattcttgcctggaagatctcgTGGATAAAGGAGCtgggtgagctacagtccatggggtctcaaagagtcagacacgactgagccactgacacACACTGAAATGGGTAGAGGTGGGCAATGATATTTGCTTGGAAAACGTTCAATTTGAGAGTCCTATGAGATTCCCAAGAGAAAATGCAGGATCAGTAGCTGGATATAAGGGTCTtagaaaaagacagagagacatAAACGGCTCTTCTGTCCTCTCTATgccctggaagaaacagaagggagaaaataaCCTACACAGATCCCTACGACATTGCTTAAAAATCTCAGGCACAGACTCTGGTGGCAAAGAAAGATGAGGCTTACCCTGTCTCAGCAGTTTCCTCGTTTCAGAATGTATGACTAGGTGCTTCGCAAGGTGCTTGATAAACTAGAAAGCAAAATGCACCATAGTACATTAACATCAGTAATTAGAAGTTTTAATAAAACCACCCACCAGAAGCAACCTGATGACAGTTGTAATTTGATAGATTCAGAATAATGACGTTGCTGTTTCTGAAATATTAATACCATAAACATCTTTTTTCAGACATGTTCTTTTTGTGCATCATCTGCGTTTCTtatctttcctcctctccctgttGCCTTCTCAGTTTCTGCGGTCTGCTAGCCCCTCTTctagggtggaggtggggggcatgCACTGTGGGGGAGGGGCTCTGGCTGGAAGGGGGCCAAGCCTGCAAGGCCTCTCCCAGGGCTCCCTAGACCGTGCATCTTCCTGGTGCCCAGTTCTTTCTGGCTGGCTACCTTCGGACCTTTGTCTGTTTCCGGGCATCTTCATCTAAATGGAAGGATAAAAGGATTATTTTGTCTTTtgctaatcaaaaaaaaaataaaaaatcatagaaataaaTGGCTAACAGCAAGGAAGGATTTCCTAGGCAGAGAGATTTCCTAGGCAGAGCCCCTCCCCCACAGTGcatgccccccacctccaccctaaAGAGGGGCTAGCAGACCGCAGAAACTGAGAAGGCaacagggagaggaggaaagataAGAAACGCAGATGATGCACAAAAAGAACATGTCTGAAAAAAGATGTTTATGGTATTAATATTTCAGAAACAGCAACGTCATTATTCTGAAAGGACCCTGGATGGTGAGACCTGGACTCTGTAATGACCACCATTTGTTTCCTCATCCAGATCTTTGCCTCTCTTAGAGTAAGGAAGATTGTCTAGGTAGCCTCCTCAAAAACTAGTTAGGGTGTTTAATTACTTTGGCTGCATTCTTTTCTGTGCTCAGATTAGAGGCATTCAGAACGAGAACAGAGAGGTTTAGAACAAATCTTGTGCAATTGTTAAGtgcgtccgactctgcaaccccatgactgtagcgtGCCTAGAATAAATCCTGCGCTGTGCTTaagtgcccagtcgtgtccaactctttgcgaccccatgggctgcagcacgccaggcttccctgtccttcactatctcctggagtttgctcaaactcaggtccactaaATGCCATCTATCCagcgcatcctctgtcatccccttctcctcctgcgggGTTCTCCAAATTTTGCTACTAGCCTCATCACCATCATCCTCTTTTGGGAACCTGTTCAACGTGCACAGTCTTGGGCCCCACTCTGAACCGACTGAATCAAATaccctgttgttgctgttgttcagccgctaagtcacgtccgactctgtgaccccatggactgcagccaggctcctctgtcctccactatctccccgagtttgcccaaattcatgtccattgagtaggtgatgctttctaaccatctcatcctctgctgctcccttctcctttgccttcaatctttcccagcatcagtcttttcccatgagttggctcttcacttcaagtggccaaagtattggaaagcTTCAACATCACATACTCTACAGTCTGTTTTATGAAACCCTCCAGAAGATTCTGATGTGCTGAAGTTTTAGAACCTCTGTGGTAAAGGCAATAAATCAGATTTAGGTTCATCTCCTCAATAGCAGCATGAATAGGTTAACAGGTGAAAAAGTTTTCCCTTTCAGATACTTACCCCTTTCCTGACAACCCTCCCCCCCGTCACTTCTAGTCCACAAAAATGTTTGCACATTTGGGAAGGTAAGAGTTGAGCCACATGGTTTGAATCCTGACTGGGCAACCTCAGAAAATTGGTTAACTTCTTTGGGCCTCAATTTCTTTAACTGGAAACAGCACCTGTGTCTGACAGGACGGCCTGGAGGAGTTACTTTAAACCTGGAGCACCCAGACAACCAGTACAGGATCTTGCCTCTGCATGCTCAGCCCTGCAGTGTGTAATGCCTTCTTCATGAGGCGCGATCTTCCCAGTAATCAGGGAATTTAAGCAGGGCAGGTTTGACTATTTTCCAGACTAGCACAAGTTTGAGTCAAAAATTCACAGCtactttttatgtttaaaacattttgtcTGAGAAGAACGAAACCATGGAACATCATTTCACCCTGgtccgtttttttttttaaatactatagattctcagtttaatttttattttatttagagagCTAACAGTTTCATTTAGAGAGTTAACAGTTCAGTGCTGTTCTTCCAACTGTGTTTTGGGAGAGCTAGTTCTAGAAGAGGAAGTTTCATCGATCAGTATCTTaagctcaataattttttttaatctgcttaaAGATTTCTAGGTCTGCATCCTTCTTACCTGCAAGTGATATATAGCAATAACTTGTTCTGGACCAAAATGGAGGAATAAAGCAAAGATTGTCATACAAAATGCAGTCAACCTGAAGAACAAGTTAAATTGCATGACAAGAAACTGTACTCCCTGTTCTCATACTTTATCTTAGAATTAATTCCTAGTGGATTAGTAAGAGAgggcttcccctcccccatcacaATTCCCAGCCAAATTTCAGGAGGTACCTCGTACATACCATCCTCTGTAACTATCCTTCTAAGTGCTTCTATCTCTTTAAACACAGCAATTTGGATTTTCCCTGAAATGTGTGACTGAGGTCTGACATTCTGAAATTGAAGCATTCACTTTGGATGTTTCAGCCCTTCCCCTTCTGGCAAGGTAAAGTTAACAAACAAGAATAGTGACCGGTTCTGTGACTTTAACAAGGCTTGAGGTCCACCCTAGACTCCATTCTTCTGTTATTATCCAAGCTACCTTGTTAATTTATTTCTCAgcttaattgaaggataattgataaatacattttaatggaATGCTTTCTTCCCATTAAGCCCATATTTCCTATGGTAACATAAAATCCTACAGTTCCTACAAATCTATTTTTTAgcaacatctgttgaatgaatcatttattgttttccccaagaaaggaaaagtaataGACCCAGTGGTGTTAATAAAGGCTAGAGTGTGGGGGAAGTGTCAGTtactcaatcctgtctgactctttgcaaccccatggactgtagcctgccagggttggccataggatttcccaggcaaaaatactggagtggattgccattccctgctccaggggatcttcccaacccagggatcaaacccatgtctcctgtggctcctgcactgccagtgaattctttactgtcttgagCCACCACAGCAGCTCAAATTCATCCTGAAGCTTAGGGTGTTCAGATTGCTCATACCTTCAACTGATATGGCCAACGCTTATTTCAGCTGGTACCATCagatttccccagtggtccagtggttacgaatctgcctgccagtgcagcaaaATCCTGCTCCAGGAGGATTTCACAAGCTGCGGGGCAACTCAGGTTGTGTGTTGCAACCAAGGAGCCtgcacaccctggagcctgtggtctgcaacaaaagaagccactgcaatgagaagcctgtgtactgcaactagagagcagcctccccCGCCCAAATTAGAGAAAGACTGccggcagcaatgaagacccggtacagccaaaaattagatatatgttttaaaaattaaaaaaaaaaattggtaccATCCAAACTCAGAATAAAGTGTTAGTTTATAACCTCTTGGGGTTAAATGGGAACAGAGCATCCCAGGGTAGGGTTGGCTTCTTTATCTGTACTCGACTTTTGGTTTAGGGAGGGAATCGGCATTGTCCAGGTCTGCCACACGGAAGAGGCGGCTGCAAGCTGTTAAGAGCGCCTGCACTCCAGCAGGGGAACAGAGTGCCTGCCCTTTTCATCAGGATGCGGGCGTTTACCTCTCCTTCTTCACCTATCAGATCCTTAGTGATTCCCATGACTTCCTGGTCTTCAAGACCCCCTTGTCTGCCAGAAGGGCTGGGAGGCACACTCTGATTTTCCCTTTCAGATATTCACTGAAGCTAACTTGGCACAAGACTCTCATTTAAATTGTAAGATGTAAATATATAGCCCTTTtccaagggctttcctggtggctcagatggtaaagaatctgcttccaattcaggagacccaggttccatccctgggttaggaagatcccctggagaagggaatggccatgcactccagtattcttgcctggagaattccatggacagaggaacctaatgggctacagtccatggggttgcaaagagtcagacacaattaagtgactaacacatacacacacagccttATTGAAGGTTTTACTTTCTGTGGTCAACCTTCATcctattaaatggaaaattctggaaataatTCATATGTTTTAAATTGCAGCCATTCTTGGTGGCATGATGAATTCCTGCACAGCCCACTCTATCCCTCCCAGGTGTCAATCATCCCTTTGCCCAGTGTATTCTGCTCGATAGTCACTTAGTAGCCATCTGGGTTATCAGATGGACTGTCAGAGTACAGCAGTGCTCAAGTAACCCTTATTTTACTAAAAATGGTTCCAAAGCACAAGAgcagtgatgctggcaattcagctattttcttactgtttaatttataaattaaacttaagTATGGatgtataggaaaaaacataacttCTATGGAGTTTGGTACTATCTGTTCACATTCTTGGGATGTATCCACTGAGGGTAAGTGGGGAGGGACTACTGTAGTTTTTTTAATCAGTggattatttgtatttaataatcTAGGTTGATATAGCCtgtatttgtgtcatctttaggCAAACACTTTgacctcttttttccccctttaacaaaaaaaaagttcaataagTCAATGTCCAAACTAACTTGTGGTCAAATTTTGACTCTTCATAGCTTCTTCTTATATTGTTTACTCGTTTGATTCTCACAGTTTTATGATCCAGTGCAGttactgtcttcattttacaaatagaaaagGTACCCCCCAGGTTAGGGGAATTTGCCCAGAGTTCAGCAGGTACAAGAGGAGATACAGCAATAAAGTGACTTGGGCAATGTTCTCTAATCACCCTTCCTGCCTCTTTTTTTGGCAGACAAAGTAATACAGAGATAAAATCATATACCCATTTAATCAAATGTTTATTCAATGAAAGTATGTATAAAAACTTTACAAATCTTAGAACGCAACTATACATGAAGTAGGATGACGGGATATTCAGTTTTTAACATACACATACAGCACAGTTATTAACtgttcttccctttccccttcgGTCCTTATTTCTGGCTCCTGTTTTATCCTGTGAGACCATTCTGTTATTGGCCTAAAGGAAGATTAATGGACAACTTTTACGGCTTTCAGGCCAATGGAGgaaatttcaggtttttttttttttttttaatgggagacTAAACATCAAAATTAAGCTTTTTCCCAAACAGCAATTTTTTGTCCTGATTTTTCTCTGCCATTTTTGATGCTTCAGTGAATGTTGCCAGTAACTATCAGCATTAACATTTAAAGTCATTAAAGTTCCTACATTTGCTCACAACTTTCCCTGTAAGATGCATATTCTTGTATCTCTCCCCGACCCCTGCATACTCACACTGATTTAAAAGCAGTTGACTGGTGCTAAAAACAAATTTACCACTGGCAACTGCTAGAATGGCATATTGTTTTCTATTCAGAAAGACAATCTATAGAATGGTACTTTCaagtctgatttttaaaacaaccaAGAAATTTGTTGGAAACTGAAAcacatattttgttgttattcagcttTGAAAAAAGCCAGCAATTAGATAAGGCATGTGCATTAATTCACCTGTTTACAGCAAGTATCCACGCATTTTCTCTTCCAAACACACAGACCCACAGCTTGTCATGTTTTACCCAAAAATTAAGATTGCCATCACattattactttttctcttttgtgttttgttCAAGTAGATTTCTCAACTAATGATTTTTCCTAACTGGACATAATCTCAAAGGATGCATTCTGAAATAAGACACCTGGAGGATAGCTACTAAGAATGTTTTCTTGGGTTTGAAGTTTCCCCACACCTCTAGATTTTGCATAGTTACAGAGCCCCACTGTATCTCTAAGAAGCATGCTGTATTTTTCAGACATTGTCTTTCTGAGAAGGGAGACTTATTACCCAGGGAAAGTCATAATTTTAGCTTGCCAAATTGCATTGGAGTTGTTTTGTTATGTTATATACCCTTCATTAGTTCCAAGTAGGTTTTTAAATCATCTAAAACTTCTCCAAGTCTATGAGCTTATAAGTACTACTGACCATTATCTTTCCAATATCCCCTGAATTAAAGAAATATGTTCCAGGTTTATAATGCACAGAGCCTTtaagaggaggggctggggacgGGGCAGGAGGGGTGCGGGGAATGGGGCCGGGACCTCTCTGTATCATGCCATGGAGAACAAGAGTTCTGAATTGGGGGAAGGGAAGTAAGAGAGTCTTtgtaaaaatgagtttttaaaaagataagtaacATTCAGTCTAACAACACTGTTTCCTGTTCCTTTTTGATGGAAGCCAACACCGGGTGGTCGGGTTCCGTCACTTCGGAGTCCCCACTGCCCAGGAGAATGGACCGCCCCTCCTCCAGGGCGAACACGTCTGAGTTCTGGTTTTGGCATGAATGTTTAACCACCTCATTGGGAGTGGAGAACGTTTTGTCACACAAGTTGCATTTGTAGGGTTTGTTCGTCTGTACCAACATGTTGTCCATCTGGCTGCCTTCCTCAAAGGTGCAGAGCTCCAGAGTCTGTTTGTCCACCATGGTGTAGGTGTCGATGCTCTGGTTGAGGCACACGTGGCGGGCCGCCTGGTTGGCCCTGCAGAAGCTCTTGTCGCACGTGCTGCATTTGAAAGGCTTCCCGGTGTGGATGTACATGTGCTCCCGCCAGTGGCTTTTCTGGATGAACTTGCGGCCGCAGATGGTGCACTCGTACTTGCGCCGCTTGACCTCCCGCTCCTGGTCCGCCTGCTCCAGGTTGTCAATGTCCGCGATGTCCGAGGGCGGCGGCGTCTCCGAGTGCGGCTGCCCATCGATGATGGGCGAGTCCGAAATGTGCTGGAGCTCGCTGTCGCTGATGATGCCAGCCTCTGGCACTTCCATGGCATCTTTGCCGAGGTCCGCCGCGTTGCTGCACAGGGACAGGGGCACGCGGCTCTCGCCAGGCTGGCTGGCTGTGAAGGGGACCCCCGTGTGAATCTGGAGGTGCTCCCGCAGGCTGCTCCGCAGCGTGAAGCGCCGCCCGCACAGGTGGCAGGCGTAGTACTTGGGGAAGCTGCCGTTCCTCTTCATGATGCTCGGCTTGACGTGGGCGATGGTGAGGGGCGCGGGCTGCTCGTCCGAAGAGGAGGCTTCCAGGTTGGTTTCCTccccggggggcgggggaggaacgGGCGTGGAGACGAGGTCGGGCGACAGCGAGGTCTGCAGTGGGTCTGAGGGGGTCATATGTGTCCGGTTCACCTGGCTCAGGTTGGAGGGCAGCTGGGAGAGCTGGGAGGCCTCGGGCCCCTGCTCCTGGCTCATCCGGGTTGCCTGCGGCCGTGGCTCTCGGCCAAGTTTCTCAGGCGCCGAGGTGATCTTGGTGGCTTGTCTTAGCTGGTGATCTGCGATCTGAATGCCGTACAAGGATGACGCCAGTGGGAAAACTTGGTCGGGATGAGAAAAGGCTCCTTGGCTGGCCAGGCTGGCCTCCTGGATCAGCGGGTAAGCGTGCAGAAACTTGATGCCCTGCTCCAGCCGCACCGGGTCGATCAGCTGCGGCGCCATCTTCCCTGTGTACATGAGGTGCAGGAGATAGCTGAAGATGTCCGGCTGGATGTCGGTGGGTTTCAAGCGGACACACTCACTGAAAGAGACAAGAGAAAAGTCTCAGTGGATGTCAGTCAGTGACTCAAGTGATTCCATAAAACCCGAGAGAAAAACCAGGAGGGCTCTTACCGAGGCAAATGAAACAAGACCCATCTCCCATATCTTACTGTGAGTTTCATGAACTGGAACACTCAAAAGGGTGTTCAATGGGAACGTATGCAATTTAATTCTAAAACTTATAGGTTTCTTAATAGAACAGACAGGAAtacaataaagatattttaaaggacCGAGAAAGGGTAATTCATGTTAAAGAAATATGGTATCTTAACTCATAGACTCTTGAAGTAGTCTTTCTCCTAGTAACCTATGTAAAATTGTATCATTTATAAACAACTGTATTTTATGGAGAGGATCCATTGTTGAGTGGCCCATGACCCAGTAAATGGTTAAGAATCCCTGATGTGCATATCTTTCAGCTAAATGTCTAGGACTTTATATTGATTCAATGCCATCTGGAGCGCAACAGATCTTTTAAGATTAAGAGTCACACAACATAACGTAGGGGGGTTAGACTGGTGCCTAAAAGCAAGACCACAAAAGTAAGAAAAACTAAATCTCCTGTCCCTGCTCTGAACCCCTCTGATCTCTCCAGCACGAAGGGCagagtgcagcagacctgggaatAATCAGGAAGGCGAGCCACATTCCAGCTCCAGTGGAGTCTGATCACCATCCCAGTATCGCTGGATTGCATGAAAAGCAGTTATGGGACAACTCAGTTGTTTATCAAATACAATCATCCTCATCATTGGAACTGCAGCTGGGATTTATAGGCATTTTCTCATTGAATTGCcattaatttgcattttagagcttcccaagtggcacagtggtaaagaatccgcctgccaacgcaggagactcagcttcaatccctgggcgaggaagatcccctggagaaggaaatggcaacccactccaatattcttgcctgggaaatcccatggacagaggagcctggtgggctacaatccaccaGGTCTCAAacagtgagacacaactgagtgactcaacaattCACCTTTACAGATAAGGAGTTGAGGCTCAAAGGGATTTATACTTTGCTCAGTATCAGTGTTAGTAAGTGGTGGGGCTTAAATTTGAGTCTAACTTCTAAGCCAAGACACCAAGATTCTTTGGACCATTAAAACAATCCTGTGTAGAAGAGGCAGATCTGGAATGATGATTGATATGGAAACCGAGATTCCCCAAGGTTCAGTGGCTTATATAAGGTACCAAAAGGAGTTGTGGCCAAACTAATGGTCTAACTTGCAGACTTCAGTGTCTGCATCATCCTAGAAACAGAGTGCAGATTCAAGCAGTAATAAAAGCTCCCGAGAACCCTCCCTAAATCATCAGTAAATAAAACCTGACACATCACCATAAATCGATGAGAGATAAAGATCTACATGAGGTGTAAGTGCTGTCACCTACTGAGTGAGTATATTCTACTGACAATGCATTTTTCAACCTCAAAGACATCTGCCTTGAATGCTTTTAgaatttataatcatttttcatTATACCACTTATTACTATTATGACTCTTTTTGGGTCCTTTAGCTATTTACTGTAAGTATTTTCCAATATGCTAAAATAGTAACAGTATAATCTCTTctaaatttagtattttattctgttaaaaaaagGGGGAGGCAAGTGACTATTAAATGGCTTTTAAAGCtatttgtgataaaatatacttGAATAATTACTGTATTACCATCAATGTGTATAAATTTCAAGATGCCTGCATACAAATAATCATGTGTAAAATGTCTGACTATAAAGTATAGAAGGCTTTATAGAATATATTCTTTATAAGCAAAGATCAAGCATAAACTAGTACCCCTTtgacaacagaaagggaaagagctTTTGtgactgtttttaaaaacacacagatCACTCATGTCTTTATTTGGAGACTTTGTTATAGTCCTTTCAATTATTTATATTCCTTTAAATAGGAATGCCAGTGCAGGTGGTCCTTTCCTTTAAGCCAAGGTAAATGCCAACAATATTCTGTGTATAGTCGAACATATTGAGATGCCCTAGtgaaattcaatattcaaaataaacCTTCAGGGATTTGGTATGGTGAAGAAAACTTTCATAATGTAAACAGTCAACTCCGCATTGAAGACTGAACTGGCGGGGAATCTTTCCAGGGCCGGGCAGAGGCTAGAGAATGGGAAGCCACAGGCCTTGAAAGATGCAAATCACCCCCAGGAGCCCAAAGGGCGCCTTTTGTTCTGTGGGGacttgtgtgttcagttgctcagtcatgtcggactctttatgaccccatggactgtagcctgctgggatcctctgtccatgggattctccaggcaagaatactggagtgggttgccatttcctcttccaggggatcttcctgtccccaGCTTGAACCCATGCCTCCGGGATCAGAATTCTCTACCGCCCAGACACCGGGGAATGTTACCATCTGTGGGGATGGAATGTTGCTTCAATCAGGAGGAAGGATGGTGAGTCCCCCTGCCTCCAtgccaaagaaaaaggaagggcgGAAATCCCAAGCCTGGCTAGATTTTTCAGCCTCCATGAAAGGTAAATCCCTAGCGGGGTCCCTTTCCAGAAAAACTCTGttgtaaattttattatttccccTTACTGGTTATTGTATAAGTTGAGTTGTCCTCTGTCTATTGACTGTGAATGGAGATGACTGGTTAGTAAGCCTCTCAAATTTTAATGAACTTTGTGCAATTTCTGAGGGCAAAGAagggatggggttggggaggcCCCATCCACACTTCAGCCAGGCTTACAGGGAGGAAAAACTCCCGGGGGACAGGTGAGGAGCCCCAGGCAGAAAGCAGTGGAGCCCTGGGGTTTGCGGTCAGCACCCAGGGCCCGGGGAGGTTTCCAGACAccaatttattttgatttgttcatcttcatctttcttttcctaaAGCAGAAGCACATAGACACACTCAAGAcactaaaaagttattttaaaaagctccttATGTCACATTCCAGCCATCAGTGTCCTCCATGGCTATCCCTCCCAGGCAGCCAGACCTCCTGTCAAATTGCTCGGCTTGCTCGAGGCCACTCTGGTCATGTCCCAGGCTTTGGGGAAGGAAACTGCTGTCTACAATATACTTACACATAAGTGGTTTAGTTTGCAGGTGTATGTTGGACGTAACACTTTTATGGaggaaaaatacaatttttgcACAAGCTACAAGCCCTTCCTAAAAACTTCCAcagtcatttacatttttaatctttccttCACTAGAccctttaaaaagtaaaggatgagcttaaaagactttgaaaataaggatttaaaaataatgttttaaaaaaagtaatgtgAGAAGCTATCAGAAGTTATTCTTAGGAAGCATccataaagcagagacatctagTGGTAACTGCAGACATAAAACACTCTCTGTGTGAAAAACTATTCTTGGTCTCCCTacagttgctgctgttgttcagttgctaagtcacatccgactttttgtgaccccatggactgcagcaccgcaggctcccctgtcttccagtatcttccggagtttgctccaCTTCATGtctattgggtcagtgatgctatctaaccatctcattctctgtcactctcttctcctcctgccttcaatctttccagcatcagggtcttttccaatgagtcggttctttgcatcaggtggccaaagtattggagcttcaactttagcatctcTACAGCAGTCAGCAGTTAAAAGCAGGGCTCTGGTCTTTGCCTAAGCATTCTCCCTTCGCAAACAGTACATGCCAGCTCCGGGGCAATAACACACTGCTGCTTAAACTTCGGCCCCGATACCACACTCCTTTGTTAGAATGGTATTTGCTCACTGGTCTACACTTACActtccttgggatcacaaagagtcaaataggacttagtgactgagtaacTACACTTATAGTCAGTTTCCTGcatctatttaaaaatcattacattGTATTCTTTTATTCCTCAAAATGCAAACCGGCCCCTTGGCAAGACAGTTTAATTCACTGTGTTGAGACTTCCGGTATCCATTAGCAATAAAGGAACAGGGGGCATCCTTAGGGTCCAAAGATAAAGCAACCTCCACCTGCCACTAATCCTATTAACCACCCATTCTGCTCCTGCAGACATCTATCAAGTGGCTATTATACACAAATCCGTGAACTACAGGCTGTGACTTTCAAAACATTTGTAGAATGCCCTCCAGCATCTTACAAACAAGGAAGGAGGCAAGGACacaagtaacaacaacaaaggggAAATGTGTTGCTCTTACAAAATGGCTTTGAATAAAGTGCTCTGAGAGGTTAAGAGAGGAAAAGACTGATTGCCTGATCATTTCAGCTCACTTGATtgttggaggggtgggggtgggggtcatgGAGATGACCTACAGCCACGGACTATGGCTCAGGGACTGGGCAAAGGCCAACAAAGAGTGGTTCCAGTGGGGGATGGAGTGTCCTGAGGGGGTGCCTTCAGAAACTGGCTGGAAGGAGGTCAGGCTCCCTGCCTGCTGGGCcttgaaagacagaaagaagaatcTGTGTGCTACTTTGACATGTGATGAGTGTCCTCTAAGGTTTCCAATCAAAAGAATAACACAATCTGATAGGTTCTGGAACAAAGGCACATGCCAATCAAAGCAGTGCTTAGGAATATTAATCTGATAGTAATATGGAAAATGATTaggaaaaggaagtgaaaagggaaggaaaaaacgAATGTGAAAGGTAATTGTGAAGAAAACATGATTTGGGGGCAGTTTTAGAGAGACTTTAAGTATGGGTTACttgaagatgaaaaaataaaatagagaagccAGAGGCACTTCTGGGCAGACTTAATTCAGCTGTAGTCATGCAAAATGAGATAAAAGAGGATATTTAATTCTAGATGTCCAGCAGACAGCTTGGGGCCTAGGGAAATAAAGAGTtctggagacagagaaagagcaaGGCCA
The sequence above is a segment of the Bos mutus isolate GX-2022 chromosome 9, NWIPB_WYAK_1.1, whole genome shotgun sequence genome. Coding sequences within it:
- the ZBTB2 gene encoding zinc finger and BTB domain-containing protein 2 isoform X1, which encodes MDLANHGLILLQQLNAQREFGFLCDCTVAIGDVYFKAHKSVLASFSNYFKMLFVHQTSECVRLKPTDIQPDIFSYLLHLMYTGKMAPQLIDPVRLEQGIKFLHAYPLIQEASLASQGAFSHPDQVFPLASSLYGIQIADHQLRQATKITSAPEKLGREPRPQATRMSQEQGPEASQLSQLPSNLSQVNRTHMTPSDPLQTSLSPDLVSTPVPPPPPGEETNLEASSSDEQPAPLTIAHVKPSIMKRNGSFPKYYACHLCGRRFTLRSSLREHLQIHTGVPFTASQPGESRVPLSLCSNAADLGKDAMEVPEAGIISDSELQHISDSPIIDGQPHSETPPPSDIADIDNLEQADQEREVKRRKYECTICGRKFIQKSHWREHMYIHTGKPFKCSTCDKSFCRANQAARHVCLNQSIDTYTMVDKQTLELCTFEEGSQMDNMLVQTNKPYKCNLCDKTFSTPNEVVKHSCQNQNSDVFALEEGRSILLGSGDSEVTEPDHPVLASIKKEQETVLLD
- the ZBTB2 gene encoding zinc finger and BTB domain-containing protein 2 isoform X2, which gives rise to MYTGKMAPQLIDPVRLEQGIKFLHAYPLIQEASLASQGAFSHPDQVFPLASSLYGIQIADHQLRQATKITSAPEKLGREPRPQATRMSQEQGPEASQLSQLPSNLSQVNRTHMTPSDPLQTSLSPDLVSTPVPPPPPGEETNLEASSSDEQPAPLTIAHVKPSIMKRNGSFPKYYACHLCGRRFTLRSSLREHLQIHTGVPFTASQPGESRVPLSLCSNAADLGKDAMEVPEAGIISDSELQHISDSPIIDGQPHSETPPPSDIADIDNLEQADQEREVKRRKYECTICGRKFIQKSHWREHMYIHTGKPFKCSTCDKSFCRANQAARHVCLNQSIDTYTMVDKQTLELCTFEEGSQMDNMLVQTNKPYKCNLCDKTFSTPNEVVKHSCQNQNSDVFALEEGRSILLGSGDSEVTEPDHPVLASIKKEQETVLLD